GAGCCCAACAAGAATTGAGTCCTAGAAGAAAATCAAATGACTTTGGTGCGGCGTTCCGAAAACCTTTGGGAATTTCGCGATACGCGTAACGTTTACGTTCTAAAGAGCGGAGCAGAATGTCTCCTATGGAGCTGTCTTGCACCACCTCGCCGCTATCGGCGTCGAACGTGCCGACTAGCACACTCACCATCACAGGGATCAGTGCTGAGGAGCGCCGGTGGTGCAAAGGGTCGGTGCAACAACTGCCATGCCCGAATACGAACGTCACCTGTTCGATAATGTCGAGGCTCAGTGGCAAGCTCGGCGCCTGTATGACAACTACAGAATACATCTTTCTCGTTAGGCGAAATCTTCCGGCTGATGCGGTTTTCGAAGACTACGGCGTGTTTGCATGGAAGGAATTCAAGCTCCATGTCCTGCCGGCCAAGGGCCACACTTATGGCAAGATCAGCCTGATCGTAGAAGTGGACGGCAAGCGGATCGCCTTTACCGGCGATCTGATGACAACCGGCGGCCGGCAATATCAACTTCACGCCATGGAGTATGACTATGGCGATCTGCTCGGAAGAATTTATATTGCAGTCGATTCTTGCCTTGAAAAAGGAGCAAGTCGGGATTGCTTATCCCTCGCACGGGGAGCCGATAACCGAGATCCATTCAGATATCGAAACGTTTGGATCGAGGCTCGAGGCACTCGCCAATATGGGCAAGCTTTTTACGTCGGGTCGCATTAGCCACTTCGATGACAAGCTGAATTTGCGTGAGAGCAGACTGCGGCCTGCGGCCTATTACGGAGCATCTGCTGTGGGCTGGGCCCTACATCTGCTCAAACTTCTATATTGTTCTGAGTAGGACCGGCCAAGAAATGCTGATTGACTACGGTTCTCCTCTGTTGGTCATCTCCCTTGCACCTCGGATCACGATAGTCGCCAAGCCTTGCGATTTGTTCAGCATCATCTTGATCAGCTTCGCAAAGCGGATCTGGACGGCTTCAAGAGCATCTTGCAGGTCGACGGCTATGCCGGCTACCGCGGGCTGGCCGATCGTGGCGACGTCCGCCTTGCGTTCTGCTCGTTGCATGTACGCCGCTACTTTTACTCGCTGTCCCGGTCCGTCGGCCATCGTCAGCGAAGCACTCGAACGTAT
This genomic stretch from Bradyrhizobium sp. CCGB12 harbors:
- a CDS encoding MBL fold metallo-hydrolase is translated as MTTTEYIFLVRRNLPADAVFEDYGVFAWKEFKLHVLPAKGHTYGKISLIVEVDGKRIAFTGDLMTTGGRQYQLHAMEYDYGDLLGRIYIAVDSCLEKGASRDCLSLARGADNRDPFRYRNVWIEARGTRQYGQAFYVGSH
- a CDS encoding transposase codes for the protein MQVDGYAGYRGLADRGDVRLAFCSLHVRRYFYSLSRSVGHRQRSTRTYRRGLCCRERHRGRDADERRTVSNREAVR